Sequence from the Chitinophagales bacterium genome:
TGAAAAATAAAGTTTGTCATATACTTTATAAGCATTGATACCATAAAAAAAAGTGGAGAAAAAATCAAAATGAAATGACTTGCAGTTTTTTGAGCAAAAAACCAGTTATAATCATTTTTCAGTGCCAAGGTAGTTCTAAACCCATAGAACCTATTTTTGGAAGGCGGAAATAACTTTAAAATTATGCCACTTATAAAAAACATTCCATAAAACAATATGGTCTGCAAAGTGAGCAAGAATTGAAATTTATCCATGAACTATTTTCTATCCTTTATTGGAACAAAAGCTCTTGGTGTCTCACCTATGTATATTTGACGCGGTCTGCTTATCGGTTGCTTCTCTTCAATCATTTCTTTCCACTGCGCAACCCATCCAGGTAAGCGACCCAGCGCGAATAGTACTGTAAACATGTCGCTAGGATAGCCTAATGCACGATAAATAATACCTGAATAAAAATCAACATTAGGATATAGTTTTCTATCAATAAAATATTGATCACTCAAGGCGATACCTTCTAATTCCATAGCGATATCGAGTAGCGGATCTTTTACGCCTAATTGATTTAATACATCTTCTGCAGATTTTTTGATAATCTTGGCTCTAGGGTCAAAGTTTTTATAAACTCTATGACCAAAGCCCATCAAGCGAACTCCAGCTTCTTTGTTTTTTACTTTTTCTACATATTGCTTGGTAGAAATACCAGAGTCTTTAATTTCCTGAAGCATTTCCAATACTTCTTGATTCGCACCTCCATGCAG
This genomic interval carries:
- a CDS encoding SdpI family protein; this encodes MDKFQFLLTLQTILFYGMFFISGIILKLFPPSKNRFYGFRTTLALKNDYNWFFAQKTASHFILIFSPLFFMVSMLIKYMTNFIFQAFVLYTIIDSLLLIVATVMIFFLTQDKLRRMWKQKNQIS